Part of the Bombina bombina isolate aBomBom1 chromosome 8, aBomBom1.pri, whole genome shotgun sequence genome is shown below.
aaatgagagtgagtcttgatgggccagatggatgggcccgtggctggattggtaaagggcagagagctccagtccgactcagacgccagcaaggtggaggtggagtactggtttgggctggtatcatcaaagatgagcttgtggggtcttttcgggttgaggatggagtcaagctcaactcccagtcctactgccagtttctggaagacaccttcttcaagcagtggtacaggaagaagtctgcatccttcaagaaaaacatgattttcatgcaggacaatgctccatcacatgcatccaagtactccacagcgtggctggcaagaaagggtataaaagaagaaaatctaatgacatggcctccttgttcacctgttctgaaccccattgagaacctgtggtccatcatcaattgtgagatttacaaggagggaaaacagtacacctctctgaacagtgtctgggaggctgtggttgctgctgcacgcaatgttgatggtgaacagatcaaaacactgacagaatccatggatggcaggcttttgagtgtccttgcaaagaaaggtggctatattggtcactgatttgtttttgttttgtttttgaatgtcagaaatgtatatttgtgaatgttgagatgttatattggtttcactggtaaaaataaataattgaaatgggtatatatttgttttttgttaagttgcctaataattatgcacagtaatagtcacctgcacacacagatatccccctaaaatagctataactaaaaacaaactaaaaactacttccaaaactattcagctttgatattaatgagtttttttgggttcattgagaacatggttgttgttcaataataaaattaatcctcaaaaattcaacttgcctaataattctgcactccctgtatactgatgcaaataccactgatcctataaccagcactcctctggctatacccatgagccagtgttactactgtgtctttgtatagtgcttggtgttattatactgatgcagataccactgatcctataaccagccctcatctggctatacccatgtgccagtgtcactactgtgtcattatatagtgctgggtgttattataatgatgcagataccactgactctataaccagccctcctctggctatacccatgtgccagtgtcactactgtgttattatataatgctgggtgttattatactgatgcagataccactgaccctataaccagccctcctctggctatacgcatgtgccagtgtcactactgtgtcattatatagtgctgggtgttattatactgatgcagataccactgactctataaccagccctcctctggctatacccatgtgccagtgtcactactgtgttattatataatgctgggtgttattacactgatgcagataccactgaccctataaccagccctcctctggctatacccatgtgccagtgtcactactgtgttattatataatgttgggtgttattatacagatgcagataccactgattctataaccagccctcctctgactatacccgtgtgccagtgtcactactgtgtcattatgtagcgctgggtgttgttatactgatgcagataccactgaccctataaccagcccttgtctggctatacgcatattccagtgtcactactgtgtctttgtatagagccgggtgttattatacagatgtagatacacatccagtatttcttgACAAGCCActtactttattcacactacataattctttttattcctattatttaatcagaaagaaaagatatactaaggttgtggcggacactgcaagggctagtcacggacaccttgcctatccctgctgctgggcatgatacacttgtggtgcgcagtggcatttagcggccttctaattaccaaaaagcaacgccaaagccatatatgtgtgctatttctgatcaaaggggatcccagagaagaatttacaaccatttatgccataattgcacaagttgtttgtaaataatttcagtgagaaatcgaaagtttgtgaaaaaatttgtgaaaaagtgaacgattttttgtatttgatcgcattttgcggtgaaatggtggtatgaaatataccaaaattggcctagatcaacactttgggatgtcttctaaaaaaatatatatacatgtcaagggatattcagggattcctgaaagatatcagtgttctaatgtaactagcgctaattttggaaaaaagtggtttggaaatagcaaagtgctacttgtatttatggccctataatttgcaaaaaaagcaaagaacatgtaaacattgggtatttctaaactcaggacaaaatttagaaactatttagcatgggtgttttttggtggttttagatatgtaacagattttgggggtcaaagttagaaaaagtgtgttttttttccatttttcctcatattttatcattttttttatagtaaattataagatatgatgaaaataatggtatctttagaaagtccatttaatggtgagaaaaacggtatataatatgtgtgggtacagtaaatgagtaagaagaaaattacagctaaacacaaacaccgcaaaaatgtaaaaatagccttggtcccaaacggacagaaaatggaaaagtgctgtggtcattaaggggttaaatgcttagTAATTCATAGTAAAACAAttgtgcaatttactttcattatttaggaTTATTACATTTCTAATTTTCAgagcttgaaatgcaccctgctgacttctcaggactaacactgctacatactttatatgtccctaattggcattAACAGATAACAAACTGTTTGAGTTTATGCTAAAATTAGGACCGTGTTTAACCTTTTTACCTTGAGAATCAATCccggattggctcttccaaataagtggTAGAtggagtttttctttttaaaaacaattgcagcaaatcaaacaagatgttaaattgttttaaagaaaaaaatatttagaagtGGCTGTTATTAAGgaagggcgaatgtgtttatattctaattagaatgttagaacgaatgttattgtagaaatttgatttaattaataattgaatgttgataagaaagaatattcttaaaaattctataatcgaatgcaatttacagttttcgaatgtcactttcgaattcgaatgttcataattagatcgaatgtccacattcgaaatttcaaatgtaagattcagtttaacaaatactattcagaattaTAATAGTTCATGTggcagggaatttagtaaattgatacaaatatataaaaattaaaccttttcaaattcaaatattgcatttaaagtgaatgtaaagttgaatgaatgagtgcccagtttttaaaaatactattaaaaacaggggcactttcattcattaaagggacatactactcatatgctaaatcacttgaaacggatgcagtataactgtaaaacgctgacaggaaaatatcacctgagcatctctatgtaaaaaaggaagttattttacctcacaatctcctcagctcagcagagtaagttctgtgtaaaaagttatactcagctgcagcccagctgcaggtaaaaaaaaaaaaaaatgaagaaatgaacagcagccaatcagcatcagcagtgctgaggtcatgaactcttttactgtgatctcataagatttgacttaaagggacactaaacccccaaaaaatctttcatgaatgaagttgagaatacaattttaaacaacattccagattacttctattatctaatttgcttcattctttagatatcctttgttgaagaaattgcaattcacatgggtgagccaatcacacaaggcatctatgtgcagcaaccaatcagcagctacagcgcctatctagatatgcttttcagcaaagtgtatcaagagaacaaagcaaattagataatagaagtaaattaaaaagttgtttaaaattgcacgctctttctaaatcatgaaagaaaaaaattgtgttttatgtccctttaactctcatgagatttcattgtaaacttccctaaactgaattgggaaataagatgagagtgcacgtaagctcactccctaagctgtcccaggacagacatactaatatgctgcttagaaatcctttacaatgggatgtggctactgaggaacttttgaggtaaaatatctttcttttttacatagagatgttcaggtgatattttctagtcagctttttacagctatactgcatcactttcaagtgtttaaacatttgggtattatggccctttaaactttacattgcagcgttttttttaaattactttttcttTAGGAAATCCAGACTGGAGATACTccgcccacagctcctctgtacttacctcagcaatgacgaaaccatcTTCCTCCAATCATAGCGTGCACCCCGgagcgtccatcttgtgaggccacgcaacatttggaggaagccggtttcgtcattgctgagttaagtacagaggagctgcgggtggaggattgCTGGTCTATGTTTGCTAAAGCAAAGGATAAGTATTTAGAAAAaaagctgcaatgtaaagtttaatgaatgaaagtgcccttgtttttaatggtatttttaaaaaccgggcactcattcataaaactttacattcactttaaagaaagcattacaaatactattacaaatactgtatataaattgtaatttttcaaattttaatattgcataattcgaatcgaattattagaaacatttaaatcaaatatttcatttaaagaaagcgttagaaatactattacattaaatgaatattagaatgttgaacaaacatttgaaattcggaacgaacgaatgtgttacaatttgtttcatttttcaaatgctgcgaaacattcgctcatccctagttgttatgttattctatagaaatatcttgtaattataaggtgtttactgtccctttaatatataccaCTTCAAGCATATCTTGACACATCAATTTAATatgcaaatattgttttttttttttttttttttctacagacgAATTATGAGGCTTTGACAATCTGTGGATACTACTCAGTCCACACATCTTTCTAAAATGCTTGCCCGGAAAGGAATCATTCATGAAGAATACTTAATCACTCGTCTGGCAGAAGATAGTTCTGCACATCCCCAATACAAAGCCAAGACTAGAAGAGCAAGATTTGTGACCAAGAATGGAGCCTGCAATGTGGCCCATAAAAATATTCGTGAACAAGGACGATTCCTGCAAGATGTCTTTACTACAATGGTGGATCTCAAGTGGCACCACAGTTTACTTATTTTTACCATGTCATTTATATGCAGCTGGATGCTTTTCGCTATGGCTTGGTGGCTCATTGCCTTTGCGCATGGAGACCTGGACCCCAGTCGTAACTCAGTAATACCTTGTGTCACTAATATCCAGTCTTTCACATCAGCATTTCTTTTCTCTATTGAGGTTCAGGTTACAATTGGATTTGGAGGTCGCATGGTGACTGAACAGTGTCCGTTGGCTATAACAATTCTTATTATCCAGAATATATCTGGACTGATCATCAATGCAGTCATGCTGGGGTGTATATTTATGAAAACTGCTCAAGCCAACCGTAGGGCTGAAACTCTTATATTTAGTAGACATGCTGTTATAGCCTGCAGGGATGGAAAATATCGTTTTATGTTCCGTGTTGGTGACTTGAGAAAAAGTATGATTATTAGTGCTTCTATCAAGATTCAAGTAGTGAAGAAGACGACCACTGCTGAGGGTGAAGTGATTCCTATCCAACAAGTGGACATCCAGGTGGAGAACCCTGTGGGAACAAATTCCATTTTTCTGGTGTCGCCCCTAATTATTAGCCATACTATTGATGAAAAAAGCCCCCTTTATAACTTCTCAGCTTACGACCTTAGTAATCAAGACATAGAAGTAGTGGCACTTTTGGAGGGAGTGGTAGAGACCACAGGTATAACTACCCAGGCCAGGACATCATATTTGCCAGAAGAAATCCTTTGGGGACATCGTTTTGTACCAATTGTCGCAGAGGAAGATGGCAGATACTCAGTGGACTATTCCAAGTTTGGAAATACAGTGAAAGTTAAGGGCCCTCTATGTAGTGCTAAAGACCTATTAGAAGGCAGATATGCTGGACTTCCTAGAAATAATAACCAATCTAATATACTTAAAAAGAGAAAAGTTGACAGTAAAGAAGAaattttaaatgacaaaaacaATTCCACACAAAATACATCTAGCGATTCCTCTTCAGATTCATAATgactttatttaacaaaaacagaGTCACTTTCCCTTATTTTTGTAAATCTTTTTCAACATGGATAGATAGATTATAATACTTAAAAGTATAATGACTGTGTATTAGGGGTATCCATTTTTTACATGAGGGATAATTCTGATTTTGTTGGGGGGTTTTTCATCTGTGGTTCTGTGGAATTTTTTTGTTTCCAGGATTCTATCAATCAAAACtaaattatttacacacataaaATAATAACGGCTTTATTGAGATATATATCATTGCTTGAACTTGTACAGATGTCATTGTGTCTCATGCTTTGACCCAGCATCATATGTGTTTTAgggacatggaggcctatttatcaaaggtcttgcggacctgatccgacagtgcggatcaggtctgcaagacctcgctgaattcggagagcaatacgcactccgtattcagcattgcaccagaagctcacaagagttgctggtgcaacgccgcccctgcagactctcagcaggggggtgtcaatcaacccgatcgtactcgatcgggttgaattgtggcgattcctgtccacctgctcagagcaggcagacagggttatggagcagcggtctgaagactcgccagaaacacgggcctgcaagctccatacggagcttgataaatgggtctcatgGATCCAAATtgtcagaaagaacatacaatcaaaaaaaaaatttccaatatacttttattttcagatttgctttgtttttatggtattctttgttgaagaggatacctaAGCAGGTAGCATCTTCGTGCCTGGAATACTTTATGCTCAGTTGCTCTTGCAAATgttaaagcattcttgcaaaactgctgccatatagtaccccTAACACGTGCACTCTCCTAAATTTATCTACCTACCTTTCAAAAAATTATACCATGAGAAGAAAGTATATTTTATTATTGAGTAtaagtattttaacattttatgcttcatctgaatcatgaaagaaaaatcttttaaTGATTGAATGTACAATTTTcaaagattttccaatttacttctattatcatattttttttattctcctggtatccttaaagggacactatacccaaacattttctttcatgattaaggtaaagaatacaattttttttttttaaatgtttatttattatccaaCAATTGGCACAGTTGTACAATAATACAGagtaagaaggaaaaaaaaagggaaataaacaagATAATCAATATCTTCAGGTATTCATACAGAATTACATAACACATCATGATACATAACAAAGTCCAACATGCGGTCAGTAGAGCATCTTAACCCAAAACTTTGAGACCCGATTCTTAGTATATACCTGTTGTTGGGATTTTCCTTATCCAACAGTTGACACAGATATACATTAATGCAGAATCAgattagaaaaaagaaaataagcaAAATAATCGGTAACTTCAGGTGTTCATGCGAGATTACATAACACATCATGATACATAACAAAGTCCAACATGAGGTCAGTAGAGCACCTTAACCTTAAACTTTAAGACCCAATTCTTAGTATATACCTATTGTTGGGGTTTTCCTTAtctaaaacagaacaaaaacaaaaaataagagagaagaaaagagaaaaagagagggagagagagaggaaaaaaaaaaaaaaaaaaagaggggggaaagggtaggggagggagagagggggaaaaagggaACCAAGGGAAGGGGAAGAGAAGCAGGGAGGGGAGGAGAATGAGGAAGGGACAGGAGAGACAAGGGCCTTCTCCCGCCTCCCCCCAACGAGGGGCCAGAATGTgagagaaggaggaggagaaggagaggggGGGGCAGCCCAGGGGATTTCCAGGAGACAGCTCGATCCCTCCATATTACTTGATCACTACCAGGCGCCCAACAGCACCAGTTCTGAGTTTCTGAAGGGGAATATTAGGTCATTCATTTCTGAGATAGGTAATGACTTGATAAAAATTGACCATTTGCCAAAGAATTTTTTAATGTCTGAATCATtgtggtagagaatacaattttaaacaacattccaatttacttctattaccttatttgtttcattctttagatataccttaatgaagaaatagcaatgcacacagtgaaccaatcacaggagacatctatgtgcagctaccaatcagcagctactaagcatatctagatatgcttttcagcaaagaatatcaagagaatgaagcaaaatagataatagaagtaaattagaaagttgtttaaaattgtatgctctttctaaataatgaaagaaaaaattggggtttcatgtccctttaataccaagcaGTTGGCAAGAATGCTCAAATGCTCtcaagtgtataacattgttaaaagcattcttgcaaaactgctgccatctactgccatCTACTATTCCAGACGTGCTCAATACCTATCTACGTATGCTCCTCAAcctagaataccatgagaacaaagtcatttaattgtatgctatatctgaaccatgaaagaaaaaatgggtctaatgtccctttaaacagattcaCATAGTACTGTATAGGAATTGTAGAGCAAGCTATGATTTTGCAGGCTATGTTCTCAGTAGAGCTTCTGTTATAGGTCTGATATTTATATTTTTGGCTTCTGAGTGTTAGATACCTTCTATGTTTTTGTCTCCCTAATCTGTGGTTCTAAATGCTTTTTCTATGAAAATT
Proteins encoded:
- the LOC128638104 gene encoding ATP-sensitive inward rectifier potassium channel 11-like, whose product is MLARKGIIHEEYLITRLAEDSSAHPQYKAKTRRARFVTKNGACNVAHKNIREQGRFLQDVFTTMVDLKWHHSLLIFTMSFICSWMLFAMAWWLIAFAHGDLDPSRNSVIPCVTNIQSFTSAFLFSIEVQVTIGFGGRMVTEQCPLAITILIIQNISGLIINAVMLGCIFMKTAQANRRAETLIFSRHAVIACRDGKYRFMFRVGDLRKSMIISASIKIQVVKKTTTAEGEVIPIQQVDIQVENPVGTNSIFLVSPLIISHTIDEKSPLYNFSAYDLSNQDIEVVALLEGVVETTGITTQARTSYLPEEILWGHRFVPIVAEEDGRYSVDYSKFGNTVKVKGPLCSAKDLLEGRYAGLPRNNNQSNILKKRKVDSKEEILNDKNNSTQNTSSDSSSDS